From a single Acidobacteriota bacterium genomic region:
- a CDS encoding response regulator — protein MKRSGLALRFTLLTSLLVLMTAGALSLFALWDYQVSQTAAIRQRGITLARNLAYNSELGVLTKNRRLLGELVAGIFQESDIVEVSVTDLSGESLLDNRREGYSPSGQIPLRDSESVAVGAGIARITGLARQAGERAEVLSVSYPVFTRRGTRTNEEIGFLLEEEESSSNKLETIGEVKIGFSLEPTRLELAKLRSIFGMLTLAVIAFGLLATALLVRIVVRPIRSLVAATQRIAHGSLDEVVEERSGDEIGDLARSFNRMTFELRKSRKELETYSADLEKQVRLRTRELEEAQSQLVQAEKMSAVGLLVSGVAHELNNPLAGVVGYSQLLLKEDAGEKVRRGLEKINREAERCKKIVQNLQTFARKRTPQKEYIGVNGIVESSLELRSYQLRVDNIGVETDLDPGLPKTMGDFHQLQQVFINILVNAHQAMMERGGGKLKITSREVDGFVRFEIRDDGPGISEENLSRIFDPFFTTKEVGQGTGLGLSICYGIIEEHHGRISARNHPEGGALFTVELPILAAPEAAPEKTQPRVSAAAALSPGGGAVLVVDDELTIVDILYQVLKSDGYRVDTALSGAIALKKLEKERYDLIISDLKMPGMSGQELYERVRHLDERLARRIIFSTGDVVSSDTRAFLEKTGNAYLQKPFGIDAMRQAVMAAMQAAMLESAPAPR, from the coding sequence ATGAAGCGATCGGGCCTCGCGCTCCGGTTCACTCTCCTCACCTCCCTACTCGTCCTCATGACGGCGGGCGCGCTGAGCCTGTTCGCGCTCTGGGACTACCAGGTGAGCCAGACCGCGGCGATCCGCCAGCGCGGCATCACGCTCGCGCGGAACCTCGCGTACAACAGCGAGCTGGGCGTCCTGACGAAGAACCGCAGGCTCCTGGGCGAGCTGGTCGCGGGGATTTTCCAGGAATCCGACATCGTGGAGGTCTCGGTCACCGACCTTTCGGGGGAATCGCTCCTCGACAACCGCCGGGAGGGATACAGCCCGAGCGGCCAGATCCCGCTCCGGGATTCCGAGAGCGTCGCCGTCGGCGCGGGGATCGCCCGGATCACCGGCCTCGCGCGCCAGGCCGGAGAGCGCGCCGAGGTCCTCTCGGTCTCCTACCCTGTCTTCACGCGCCGCGGGACGAGGACGAACGAGGAGATCGGCTTCCTCCTCGAGGAGGAGGAGTCGAGCAGCAACAAGCTCGAGACGATCGGCGAGGTGAAGATCGGGTTCAGCCTGGAGCCGACGCGCCTCGAGCTCGCGAAGCTCCGATCGATCTTCGGCATGCTCACCCTCGCGGTCATCGCGTTCGGCCTCCTCGCGACGGCTCTCCTCGTGCGCATCGTCGTCCGCCCCATTCGGTCGCTCGTTGCGGCGACGCAGCGCATCGCGCACGGCAGCCTCGACGAGGTGGTGGAGGAGCGCTCGGGCGACGAGATCGGCGATCTCGCGCGCTCGTTCAACCGGATGACCTTCGAGCTCAGGAAGTCGCGGAAGGAGCTCGAGACCTATTCCGCCGATCTCGAGAAGCAGGTTCGGCTGCGGACCCGGGAGCTGGAGGAAGCGCAGAGCCAGCTCGTCCAGGCCGAGAAGATGTCGGCCGTGGGACTGCTCGTCTCCGGGGTCGCGCACGAGCTGAACAACCCGCTGGCCGGCGTGGTCGGCTACTCGCAGCTCCTGCTCAAGGAGGACGCCGGCGAAAAGGTCCGCCGCGGCCTCGAGAAGATCAATCGCGAGGCCGAGCGGTGCAAGAAGATCGTCCAGAACCTCCAGACCTTCGCGCGCAAGCGGACGCCGCAGAAGGAGTACATCGGCGTCAACGGCATCGTGGAGTCGAGCCTCGAGCTCCGCTCGTACCAGCTCCGCGTCGACAACATCGGCGTCGAGACCGATCTCGATCCCGGCCTTCCGAAGACGATGGGGGACTTCCACCAGCTCCAGCAGGTCTTCATCAACATCCTCGTCAACGCGCACCAGGCGATGATGGAGAGGGGCGGGGGGAAGCTGAAGATCACCTCGCGCGAGGTCGATGGCTTCGTCCGCTTCGAGATCCGGGACGACGGCCCCGGGATCTCCGAGGAGAACCTCTCCCGGATCTTCGATCCCTTCTTCACGACGAAGGAGGTCGGCCAGGGAACGGGGCTGGGCCTCTCGATCTGCTACGGGATCATCGAGGAGCACCACGGGCGGATCTCGGCCCGGAACCATCCCGAAGGGGGCGCCCTCTTCACCGTGGAGCTGCCGATTCTCGCGGCCCCGGAGGCGGCGCCGGAGAAGACGCAGCCCCGGGTCTCGGCCGCCGCGGCGCTCTCCCCCGGGGGCGGGGCGGTCCTCGTCGTCGACGACGAGCTGACGATCGTGGACATCCTCTACCAGGTGCTGAAATCGGACGGCTACCGCGTCGACACCGCGCTCAGCGGCGCGATCGCCCTCAAGAAGCTCGAGAAGGAGCGCTACGATCTGATCATCAGCGATCTGAAGATGCCCGGGATGAGCGGGCAGGAGCTCTACGAGCGCGTGCGGCATCTCGACGAGCGACTCGCGCGGCGGATCATCTTCTCCACGGGAGACGTCGTCAGCTCGGACACGCGCGCCTTCCTCGAGAAGACCGGCAACGCCTACCTCCAGAAGCCCTTCGGCATCGACGCGATGCGGCAGGCCGTCATGGCCGCGATGCAGGCCGCCATGTTAGAGTCGGCCCCCGCGCCGCGCTGA